Proteins found in one Pectobacterium atrosepticum genomic segment:
- a CDS encoding LysR family transcriptional regulator, whose protein sequence is MAAISLRHIEIFHAVMTTGNLTEAAALLNTSQPTVSRELARFEKLIQMTLFERLRGRLYPTAQGLQLFEEVQRSYYGLDRIINAASDIRRFQQAQLSIACLPVFSQSLLPDACKPLLVRYPLLNLHIIPQDSPLLEEWLSAQRHDLGLTENSLTPAGTERQTLMLLNEVCVLPVGHPLAQKSVLTPQDFANEPFISLSSADSYRQLLDTLFQEQGVSRRMVLETHSAASVCAMVRAGIGLSIVNPLTALDYAVSGVVVRPFSIDVPFTVSLIRPLHRPASSLVDTVIDQLKQYAAGVPSRLEQVLQQ, encoded by the coding sequence ATGGCAGCAATATCCTTACGACACATCGAGATTTTCCATGCGGTCATGACCACGGGTAATTTGACGGAAGCAGCCGCGTTGCTGAACACGTCGCAGCCGACCGTTAGCCGCGAGCTGGCGCGCTTTGAGAAACTGATTCAGATGACGCTGTTCGAGCGGCTGCGCGGCAGGCTTTACCCGACAGCACAGGGGTTACAGCTGTTTGAAGAAGTGCAGCGTTCTTATTATGGATTAGATCGGATCATCAACGCCGCCAGCGATATTCGCCGTTTTCAGCAGGCTCAGCTTTCTATCGCCTGTCTGCCCGTGTTCTCACAGTCGCTACTGCCTGATGCCTGCAAGCCGCTGCTAGTGCGCTACCCACTGCTTAATCTGCACATTATTCCGCAGGATTCGCCACTGCTGGAAGAGTGGCTGTCCGCGCAGCGTCACGATCTAGGCTTAACGGAAAATAGCCTCACGCCAGCCGGTACAGAACGACAAACATTGATGCTGTTAAATGAAGTCTGCGTGCTGCCTGTCGGGCATCCGCTGGCGCAAAAATCCGTGCTTACGCCGCAGGATTTTGCCAATGAACCTTTTATTAGCCTGTCGAGCGCCGACAGCTATCGCCAGTTGCTAGACACGCTGTTTCAGGAACAGGGCGTGTCGCGCCGGATGGTGCTGGAAACCCACAGCGCAGCGTCGGTGTGTGCAATGGTACGGGCGGGTATTGGGCTTTCGATCGTCAATCCACTCACTGCGTTGGATTACGCGGTGTCTGGCGTGGTCGTGCGGCCTTTTAGTATTGATGTGCCTTTTACCGTCAGCCTGATTCGTCCTCTGCACCGCCCGGCTTCGTCACTGGTCGATACTGTCATTGATCAACTTAAACAGTACGCCGCAGGCGTGCCTTCGCGTCTAGAACAGGTTTTGCAGCAGTGA
- a CDS encoding LysR family transcriptional regulator codes for MDRITAAEVFVTIIDRGSMIAAAETLDMSRAMVTRYLAEMEAWAGARLLHRTTRKLSLTDAGEKTLVRCREMLALTADMRVEANTDDATLSGLLRLSCSQSLAQGALGIAITAFLRRHPRVAIDLQMNNRSVNLVEERIDLALRITNELDPNLIARPLANCESVLCASPSYLNEHGIPRQLTDLSIHNCLTYTYFGKSLWHFSRGDEKFTIPVSGNLSGNESLVLLSGALEGAGIALQPRYSVTSYLASGQLVALLPEYRPQMMGIYGIYTSRRQMPTALRTLLDFLVEWFAHDPRWRGLTQ; via the coding sequence ATGGATCGCATTACGGCTGCTGAAGTGTTTGTGACTATTATAGACCGCGGTAGCATGATTGCGGCGGCAGAGACGCTAGACATGTCTCGGGCGATGGTGACACGCTATCTAGCGGAAATGGAGGCATGGGCAGGGGCGCGATTATTACATCGCACCACGCGCAAGCTGAGTCTGACGGATGCGGGTGAAAAAACGCTGGTGCGCTGCCGGGAGATGCTGGCGCTGACGGCGGACATGCGCGTCGAGGCCAATACCGATGATGCCACGCTAAGCGGCTTGTTGCGTCTCAGTTGCTCGCAGTCGCTGGCGCAGGGGGCTCTCGGTATAGCGATAACCGCTTTCCTACGACGCCATCCTCGGGTCGCTATCGATCTGCAAATGAATAATCGATCGGTGAATCTGGTCGAGGAACGTATCGATCTGGCGCTGCGCATTACCAACGAGTTGGATCCCAATCTGATCGCTCGACCGCTGGCAAACTGTGAGTCAGTATTGTGTGCTTCCCCCTCTTATCTGAATGAGCACGGTATTCCACGACAGCTGACTGACCTCTCTATCCATAACTGCCTGACCTACACCTATTTTGGCAAAAGCCTGTGGCATTTTTCCCGTGGTGATGAAAAATTTACGATACCGGTAAGCGGAAACCTCAGTGGCAATGAATCGCTGGTGCTGCTGTCGGGCGCGTTGGAAGGCGCAGGGATTGCGCTGCAACCGCGCTATTCTGTGACGTCTTATCTCGCCAGTGGGCAGTTGGTGGCGCTGTTACCGGAATATCGTCCACAGATGATGGGGATTTATGGCATCTACACGTCACGCCGTCAGATGCCAACCGCGCTGCGTACTCTGTTGGATTTTCTGGTGGAATGGTTTGCTCACGATCCGCGCTGGCGGGGGTTAACACAGTGA
- a CDS encoding MBL fold metallo-hydrolase — translation MSKSIAFTVSLLAASLGLASVANAAELKIDVFNPGEASVFPVSSEIISGDKEVALIDAQFQRNDAQTLVDRIKATGKKLTTVYISHSDPDYYFGLDVIKAAFPDAKIVATQATIDAINASKDGKVAHWGPVLKENAPKEIVVPQLLAGDSFTVDGKKLEVKGLKGPTPDRTFVWIPSLKAVVGGIPVSANIHVWLADTQTPESRVHWRETLKSIEALKPTTVVPGHFIAPTDYTLKNVTFTLQYLDTVEKELAKSKDSAELIAAMKKHYPTLKEESGLELSAQVLKGEMKWPQ, via the coding sequence ATGTCTAAATCTATCGCTTTTACCGTATCTTTACTCGCTGCATCGCTGGGCCTGGCGTCTGTTGCTAACGCCGCTGAGTTAAAAATCGATGTGTTTAATCCAGGTGAAGCCAGTGTATTCCCCGTTTCCTCTGAAATTATCAGCGGCGATAAAGAAGTCGCCCTGATCGATGCCCAGTTCCAGCGTAACGATGCCCAAACGCTGGTTGATCGCATCAAAGCCACCGGCAAAAAACTGACCACCGTCTATATCAGCCACTCCGACCCTGACTACTACTTCGGTCTGGACGTGATCAAAGCCGCATTCCCAGACGCTAAAATTGTTGCGACCCAAGCAACCATCGACGCCATCAATGCGAGCAAAGACGGCAAAGTGGCACACTGGGGCCCCGTTCTGAAAGAAAACGCGCCGAAAGAAATCGTCGTTCCTCAACTACTGGCAGGCGATAGCTTTACCGTTGACGGCAAAAAACTGGAAGTGAAAGGGTTGAAAGGGCCAACGCCGGATCGGACTTTCGTCTGGATCCCGTCGCTGAAAGCCGTTGTCGGCGGTATTCCCGTGTCTGCGAACATCCACGTCTGGCTTGCTGATACCCAAACGCCAGAATCTCGCGTTCACTGGCGTGAAACGCTGAAATCTATTGAAGCGCTGAAGCCGACCACCGTCGTACCGGGCCATTTCATCGCGCCAACGGATTACACCTTGAAGAACGTGACGTTCACGCTGCAATATCTGGATACGGTGGAAAAAGAGCTGGCGAAAAGTAAAGATTCTGCCGAGCTGATCGCCGCAATGAAGAAACATTATCCGACACTGAAGGAAGAATCTGGCCTTGAACTGAGTGCCCAGGTCCTGAAAGGTGAAATGAAGTGGCCACAGTAA
- a CDS encoding DsbA family protein translates to MATVRLHYIYDPLCGWCYGAAPLALAAQEIDGLELILHGGGMMTGSNSRTITPEWHDYVIPHDRRIAQLTGQTFGEDYYEGLLRDTSVVLDSAPPTAAVLAAEAMDDKGMEMLHQIERAHYVSGLKIVDAAVLRQCAEEIGLDGDAFCTEFAFIQAEALSKHINASRELLAKVRGQGFPTFALEDANGNFQQIPAANYLGQVETWRKVLTQMVNRAAA, encoded by the coding sequence GTGGCCACAGTAAGACTGCATTACATTTACGATCCCTTGTGCGGCTGGTGCTACGGCGCCGCCCCACTCGCGCTAGCGGCGCAGGAAATCGACGGGTTGGAACTGATCCTCCACGGCGGCGGTATGATGACGGGCAGCAATAGCCGAACCATCACCCCAGAGTGGCACGATTATGTGATCCCGCACGATCGCCGTATAGCGCAATTGACCGGGCAAACTTTCGGGGAAGATTATTACGAAGGGCTGCTGCGCGACACTAGCGTTGTACTGGATTCCGCGCCGCCGACGGCTGCCGTGCTCGCTGCGGAAGCGATGGATGACAAAGGCATGGAGATGTTGCACCAGATTGAGCGGGCGCACTACGTTTCCGGACTTAAAATCGTCGATGCCGCCGTGCTGCGTCAGTGTGCGGAAGAAATCGGTCTGGATGGCGACGCCTTCTGCACGGAATTCGCCTTTATTCAGGCAGAAGCGCTGTCCAAGCATATCAACGCCAGCCGAGAATTACTGGCGAAAGTGCGCGGACAAGGCTTCCCCACGTTTGCGCTAGAAGATGCCAACGGGAACTTCCAGCAAATCCCAGCGGCAAACTACCTCGGTCAGGTAGAAACGTGGCGCAAGGTGCTGACACAGATGGTAAACCGCGCAGCCGCATAA
- a CDS encoding DUF262 domain-containing protein — protein MSKNITGAEYSLSKIFSSDFDYEIPPYQRPYAWTPEEAGELFDDLNDFYHYEKEESYFLGSIVLIKQENKPHSQVIDGQQRLTTLTILIAALTSLIDDKEAKDECFSYIQEPGKRLQGIPAKPRLALRQRDRTFFATTVQALEFENLANIDTAQLENESQVNIQLNALLLQKKLQQTFSNTETLINFGVFLMTRCFLVAVTSPSQQSAFRVFSVLNNRGMDLLPSDLIKADAIGKIIESKRDIFNDKWEEIEVNTGRSGLNDLLTYIRMIYAKTKAKRVLLEEFKEHVQSKINDPEILIDKVISPYADAYLIVRDSNYVASTNAENVNQILYWLNRIDNSDWQPVAIQFLAKFGSNSSAFLDFMFRLERLAAKLHICSANINERIDRYAKVLTELETSSRPSIESVNLSIQEANDFIKEIDGNIYYLTARRRNYIILRVDSFLTDKAAKYDHSILTIEHVLPQTVEDGSEWQANWPDEEQREIWTHRLANLVPLTQRRNSQASNFDFSRKKQAYFVGSSGVSSYILTTQVLNESEWIPSVLERRQLNLVELCKENWKLDVIFS, from the coding sequence ATGTCAAAAAATATTACAGGTGCTGAATATTCCCTATCTAAAATATTCAGTTCAGATTTTGACTATGAAATACCACCTTATCAACGACCGTATGCTTGGACACCCGAAGAGGCTGGCGAGTTGTTTGATGATTTGAACGATTTTTATCACTACGAAAAAGAAGAAAGTTACTTTCTTGGTAGCATTGTACTCATCAAGCAAGAGAACAAACCTCATTCCCAAGTCATTGATGGTCAACAGCGTTTGACGACACTGACGATTTTAATCGCAGCACTTACTTCATTAATTGACGATAAAGAGGCTAAAGATGAATGTTTTTCTTATATTCAAGAGCCGGGCAAACGTCTACAAGGCATTCCAGCTAAACCTCGTTTAGCGCTGCGTCAGCGTGATAGGACGTTTTTTGCAACAACAGTTCAGGCACTCGAATTTGAAAATCTTGCAAATATTGACACTGCCCAATTAGAGAATGAATCGCAAGTTAATATTCAACTGAATGCTTTATTGCTACAAAAGAAATTACAGCAGACATTTTCTAATACAGAAACCTTAATCAATTTTGGTGTTTTTTTGATGACACGCTGTTTTTTGGTGGCAGTGACATCACCAAGTCAGCAGTCTGCATTCAGGGTATTTTCGGTACTGAATAATCGAGGCATGGATTTACTACCGTCCGATCTGATAAAGGCTGATGCAATCGGTAAAATTATTGAGTCAAAACGCGATATATTCAATGACAAATGGGAAGAAATTGAAGTCAATACCGGACGAAGTGGGCTAAATGATCTTCTTACCTACATTCGAATGATATATGCTAAAACTAAAGCAAAACGAGTATTATTAGAGGAGTTCAAAGAGCATGTTCAATCAAAAATAAATGATCCTGAAATTTTGATCGATAAGGTAATTTCACCTTATGCAGATGCTTACTTGATAGTACGAGATAGCAACTATGTTGCATCTACGAATGCAGAAAATGTTAATCAGATTTTGTATTGGCTTAATCGAATAGATAATTCAGATTGGCAACCAGTTGCCATCCAGTTCTTAGCTAAATTTGGTTCTAATAGTTCTGCTTTTTTGGATTTCATGTTCCGTTTAGAGAGGTTAGCTGCAAAATTACATATTTGTTCAGCTAATATTAATGAGCGTATTGATCGGTATGCAAAAGTACTTACTGAGTTAGAGACATCTTCACGCCCCAGTATTGAATCAGTAAACTTGTCTATTCAGGAAGCAAATGATTTTATTAAAGAAATTGATGGAAACATTTATTACCTGACAGCTCGAAGACGTAATTATATTATTTTACGCGTTGACTCATTTTTGACGGATAAAGCTGCAAAATATGATCACTCTATTTTGACTATTGAACATGTACTCCCACAGACTGTGGAGGACGGGAGCGAATGGCAAGCTAATTGGCCTGATGAGGAGCAACGAGAAATATGGACGCACCGTTTAGCTAATCTTGTCCCCTTAACACAAAGACGAAATTCCCAAGCATCAAATTTTGATTTCTCACGTAAAAAACAAGCGTACTTTGTGGGAAGCAGTGGTGTGTCATCATACATTTTAACAACTCAAGTGTTAAATGAGTCTGAATGGATACCGTCGGTTCTGGAAAGACGACAACTAAACTTAGTTGAATTATGTAAGGAAAAC